In Rubrobacter radiotolerans DSM 5868, a genomic segment contains:
- a CDS encoding magnesium and cobalt transport protein CorA yields the protein MIVGCGVYAAGKRTGTPARIEGLREASRERGGFASVELESPTPAELRSLAAEFGLPPLAVERACRPGQRPRTERYGGLIFTVLRPVRYLDAEERVEFGELHVLCGEDFVVLIGHGGTPSAGDEELPDGSGGPAVGPLSVLCAVADRVVEGYALALDGLENDVDEIETEVFGEGAQEGSVRSGAAGEVSRRIYRLSREVILLHRMTRSTVESFEAAPLWEADSHTSPRLRDVHDRAVRIKDRTEGIRDLISNIINLNLAIVGAAQTDQNKRISAWAAILIVPTVIAGIYGMNFRFMPELEWRFGYPFVLLLMLTVSAGLYLSFKRRDWL from the coding sequence GTGATCGTCGGGTGCGGGGTGTACGCCGCCGGCAAGAGAACCGGAACTCCCGCCCGGATCGAAGGTCTTCGCGAGGCGAGCCGCGAGCGCGGCGGGTTCGCCTCGGTCGAGCTGGAGTCGCCGACGCCCGCAGAGCTCCGGTCGCTCGCCGCGGAGTTCGGCTTGCCCCCGCTCGCGGTCGAGCGCGCCTGCCGACCGGGCCAGCGTCCCCGAACCGAGCGTTACGGGGGCCTTATCTTCACCGTGTTGCGTCCCGTTCGCTACCTGGACGCTGAGGAACGGGTCGAGTTCGGGGAGCTTCACGTCCTCTGCGGAGAGGACTTCGTCGTCCTGATCGGGCACGGAGGGACGCCTTCGGCCGGGGACGAGGAACTTCCGGACGGCTCGGGAGGTCCGGCAGTTGGGCCGCTCTCCGTTCTGTGCGCCGTCGCGGACCGGGTGGTGGAGGGCTATGCCCTCGCGCTCGACGGGCTGGAGAACGACGTGGATGAGATCGAGACCGAGGTCTTCGGGGAGGGGGCGCAGGAGGGCTCTGTGAGGAGCGGGGCGGCGGGTGAGGTATCGCGGAGGATCTACAGGCTCTCCCGGGAGGTGATCCTCCTTCACCGCATGACGCGCTCGACGGTCGAGTCCTTCGAGGCCGCTCCGCTCTGGGAGGCGGACTCGCACACGAGCCCCCGGCTGCGGGACGTTCACGACCGTGCGGTGCGAATAAAAGATCGGACAGAGGGGATCAGGGATCTGATCTCCAACATCATCAACCTCAACCTGGCCATCGTCGGGGCGGCGCAGACGGATCAGAACAAGCGGATCAGCGCCTGGGCCGCCATCCTTATCGTCCCGACGGTTATCGCCGGGATCTACGGCATGAACTTCCGCTTCATGCCGGAGCTTGAGTGGCGCTTCGGTTACCCGTTCGTTCTGCTCCTCATGCTGACCGTAAGCGCCGGTCTCTACCTGAGCTTCAAGCGTCGTGACTGGCTCTGA
- a CDS encoding PLD nuclease N-terminal domain-containing protein has product MPNAGWNNLGPTEKLLVIGLGLVQVALLVAALTDLYRRPVEKVRGWKLPWVAVSFLNFVGPISYFLFGRKR; this is encoded by the coding sequence ATGCCAAACGCAGGCTGGAACAACCTCGGACCGACGGAGAAGTTGCTCGTGATCGGGCTCGGGCTGGTCCAGGTGGCCCTGCTCGTCGCCGCTCTTACCGACCTCTACCGCAGGCCGGTGGAGAAGGTTCGCGGCTGGAAGCTGCCCTGGGTTGCGGTCTCGTTCCTCAACTTCGTGGGGCCTATCTCCTACTTCCTCTTCGGCCGCAAGAGATAA
- a CDS encoding NAD-dependent epimerase/dehydratase family protein, producing MTDTATTNDANSQSGPGKTVLITGGAGFLGINQIRHLLSRGYRVVSYDVADFDYPEADREDVRIVRGDIRNKRLLSEAMEGVDFVIHTAAALPLYSPQDIYTTDVEGTRNVLQAALDNNVERVVHVSSTAVYGIPNHHPLHEDDKLEGVGPYGQAKIQAEMICLEYRARGLIVPIIRPKSFVGPERLGVFALLYDWAYTGHNFPMIGSGNNRYQLLDVEDLCDAITSCLVLPEEDVNDTFNIGAEEFTTMKEDYQVVLDAAGHGKKVVGFPALPAILGLRVLDRLGVSPLYKWVYETASKDSFVSIEKAKRKLGFAPKFSNKEALLRNYRWYLENLSRFENASGVSHRVPWKQGAIGLLKKVF from the coding sequence ATGACCGACACGGCTACGACAAACGACGCAAACTCGCAGAGCGGCCCGGGCAAGACCGTCCTTATAACGGGCGGGGCGGGTTTTCTCGGGATAAACCAGATCCGCCACCTCCTCTCGCGCGGCTACAGGGTCGTCTCCTACGACGTGGCCGACTTCGACTACCCGGAGGCCGACCGCGAAGACGTGCGCATCGTGCGCGGCGATATCCGCAACAAGCGCCTGCTCTCCGAGGCGATGGAGGGAGTGGATTTTGTAATCCACACCGCTGCGGCCCTCCCGCTCTATTCGCCTCAGGACATCTACACGACCGACGTCGAGGGAACGCGCAACGTTCTTCAGGCCGCGCTCGACAACAACGTCGAGCGAGTCGTGCACGTCTCCTCGACGGCCGTCTACGGCATCCCGAACCACCATCCGCTCCACGAGGACGACAAGCTGGAGGGCGTGGGGCCGTACGGCCAGGCGAAGATCCAGGCCGAGATGATCTGCCTTGAGTACCGCGCTCGCGGCCTCATCGTCCCGATCATCCGCCCGAAGTCCTTTGTGGGTCCGGAACGGCTCGGGGTCTTCGCCCTTCTCTACGACTGGGCCTACACGGGGCACAACTTCCCGATGATCGGCTCTGGCAACAACCGCTACCAGCTCCTCGACGTCGAGGACCTCTGCGACGCCATCACCTCCTGCCTCGTCCTACCGGAAGAGGACGTGAACGACACCTTCAACATCGGGGCCGAGGAGTTCACGACGATGAAGGAGGACTATCAGGTCGTTCTCGACGCCGCCGGGCACGGCAAGAAGGTCGTCGGCTTCCCGGCGCTGCCGGCTATTCTGGGCCTGCGCGTCCTTGACCGGCTCGGGGTCTCGCCGCTCTACAAGTGGGTCTACGAGACGGCCTCCAAGGACTCGTTCGTCTCGATCGAGAAAGCGAAGAGAAAGCTCGGCTTCGCGCCGAAGTTCTCGAACAAGGAGGCGCTCCTGAGAAACTACCGGTGGTACCTTGAGAACCTCTCGCGCTTCGAGAACGCCTCGGGCGTCTCGCACCGCGTCCCGTGGAAGCAGGGGGCGATCGGGCTCCTGAAGAAGGTCTTCTAG
- a CDS encoding alpha/beta fold hydrolase: MNGSFAVRRRFGVSGGLLMLGVLLCLVAFSTRSEAQDATTPAFLTEEGTPPPGANVPCTPSAEHPYPVVLVHGTFETMAQNWAVFSPILKQEGYCVFALNYGSEGEGRDAQGQGLGPIEESAADLDEFVGDVLAYTGAERVQLVGHSQGGMMPRYWIKNLGGASEVEDLVGLAPSNYGTNLNNAFSGLPGATSPCTACDQQNANSQFIRQLNEGDDTPGDGSFTQIATDDDEIIIPYTNSFLKGTRLTSNITIQDYNGGALVTHQNIYNDPVAQRITLDALDNPGPANPGRATGVNPNACTITGTSGNDTLRGTAGRDVICALGGNDRVYGLGGNDVLRGGAGKDFLYGGDGNDRLEGAADNDALYGQAGDDTLLGGAGNDLLQGGPGRDTLNGGAGKNSLKQ, encoded by the coding sequence ATGAACGGTTCTTTTGCGGTCCGTCGACGGTTCGGGGTGAGCGGAGGACTTCTGATGCTGGGGGTGCTCCTGTGTCTTGTCGCGTTCTCAACAAGGTCAGAGGCGCAGGACGCAACGACGCCGGCGTTTCTGACCGAGGAGGGCACGCCACCGCCCGGAGCGAACGTCCCCTGCACCCCGAGCGCGGAGCACCCGTACCCGGTCGTGCTCGTGCACGGGACCTTCGAGACAATGGCTCAGAACTGGGCGGTGTTCTCGCCGATCCTCAAGCAGGAGGGCTACTGCGTGTTCGCGCTCAACTACGGCTCGGAGGGCGAGGGCAGAGACGCTCAGGGCCAGGGCCTCGGGCCGATCGAGGAGTCGGCCGCCGACCTCGATGAGTTCGTCGGAGACGTTCTTGCCTACACGGGGGCCGAGCGGGTTCAGTTGGTAGGGCACAGCCAGGGCGGGATGATGCCCCGGTACTGGATCAAGAACCTCGGCGGCGCGAGCGAGGTGGAGGACCTCGTGGGTCTTGCTCCCTCGAACTACGGCACGAACCTCAACAACGCCTTCTCAGGTCTTCCGGGAGCCACGAGCCCCTGCACGGCCTGTGACCAGCAGAACGCGAACTCGCAGTTTATAAGGCAGCTCAACGAGGGCGACGACACGCCGGGCGACGGCTCCTTCACCCAGATCGCAACCGACGATGACGAGATCATAATCCCCTACACCAACTCCTTCCTCAAGGGCACGCGCCTCACGAGCAACATAACAATCCAGGACTACAACGGCGGCGCGCTCGTAACCCACCAGAACATCTACAACGACCCGGTCGCGCAGCGCATCACCCTCGACGCCCTCGACAACCCCGGACCGGCAAACCCCGGCCGGGCCACCGGCGTAAACCCGAACGCCTGCACGATCACGGGAACCTCCGGCAACGACACCCTGCGCGGCACGGCGGGGCGGGACGTGATCTGCGCCCTCGGCGGCAACGACCGGGTCTACGGGCTCGGCGGGAACGACGTCCTTCGCGGAGGTGCGGGCAAGGACTTTCTCTACGGCGGGGACGGCAACGACCGCCTGGAGGGCGCGGCGGACAACGACGCGCTCTACGGACAGGCCGGGGACGACACGCTGCTCGGCGGCGCGGGCAACGACCTGCTGCAAGGAGGTCCCGGCCGCGACACGCTGAACGGCGGAGCGGGAAAGAACTCCCTCAAGCAGTAG
- a CDS encoding TIGR03557 family F420-dependent LLM class oxidoreductase: MKHTGTVGYAAMFEQFHPTDLLEYSQLAEKNGFGSVMASDHFHPWTPEQGQSAFVWSWLGALGATTELRFGTGVTPPGFRYHPAIIAQGAATLEAMYPGRFWLGLGAGEALNEHIVGEYWPEAPTRLRILMESIEVINRLFTGKKVKYAGEHIKLESARLYTLPETPPPVYVATAGPIQSKRTGKFCDGIITVGAADEKIKMLMEKFEEGAREADKDPSGMPRMIQLHISYADSQQAAEEQAVREWPNGGMPFPKGDIRNPEDFQAMAKQVSIEHFKNRVLTSADIEEHLAHLQHYVDLGFDEIYVHNVGRNQEEFIRAYGESVIPKLRWPES, translated from the coding sequence TTGAAGCACACGGGCACGGTGGGATATGCGGCGATGTTCGAGCAGTTCCACCCGACGGACCTCCTTGAGTACAGTCAGCTCGCAGAGAAGAACGGCTTCGGGTCTGTGATGGCCTCGGATCACTTCCATCCCTGGACCCCCGAGCAGGGACAGAGCGCCTTTGTGTGGAGCTGGCTCGGCGCTCTCGGCGCAACGACGGAGCTGCGCTTCGGGACGGGAGTTACGCCCCCCGGGTTCCGGTACCATCCTGCGATCATCGCCCAGGGAGCGGCGACGCTAGAGGCGATGTACCCGGGCCGGTTCTGGCTCGGACTCGGGGCGGGCGAGGCCCTGAACGAGCACATCGTAGGCGAGTACTGGCCCGAGGCCCCGACGAGGTTGCGCATCCTGATGGAGTCCATAGAGGTCATAAACAGGCTCTTTACCGGCAAGAAGGTCAAGTACGCCGGAGAGCACATAAAGCTTGAGAGCGCCCGGCTGTACACGCTGCCCGAGACCCCGCCGCCGGTCTACGTGGCGACCGCCGGACCGATACAGAGCAAGCGCACGGGGAAGTTCTGCGACGGGATCATCACCGTCGGAGCCGCCGACGAGAAGATAAAGATGCTGATGGAGAAGTTCGAGGAGGGCGCGCGCGAGGCGGACAAGGACCCCTCCGGGATGCCGCGCATGATCCAGCTCCACATAAGCTACGCCGACAGCCAGCAGGCCGCCGAGGAGCAGGCCGTGAGGGAGTGGCCGAACGGCGGGATGCCCTTCCCCAAGGGCGACATCCGCAACCCCGAGGACTTCCAGGCGATGGCGAAGCAGGTCTCGATCGAGCACTTCAAGAACCGGGTCCTCACAAGCGCGGATATCGAGGAGCACCTCGCGCACCTACAGCACTACGTGGACCTCGGCTTCGACGAGATCTACGTCCACAACGTCGGCCGCAACCAGGAGGAGTTCATCCGGGCCTACGGCGAGAGCGTTATCCCCAAGCTCCGCTGGCCGGAGTCCTAG
- a CDS encoding GNAT family N-acetyltransferase produces the protein MKVRSYTPDDRDALARMMTLAFGGSIQESREYYKPQKNPVLDPEQVFVIEEDGEPRASATVLPLRAWVDGEDVPLGGVSAVYTHPASRRRGHAGALVRTLLRDLRERDVHLSTLWPFEHAFYRAYGYELASESIRYRVTPAKLPKSEEQRNVRPHRSDDLEGLIRAFEGQAPRYQLCVRRGEGVWKRLLRRGKEGWEFAVHERGLGIEGYAFYRHREKNDEDGPSRTLEVAEIVTVTREARAGLLSFMASYNPEEFTVRLATPRGEPLHPYLESSHVGMELEPEFMLRLVDVEGALGHLRREVPEPLVLEVSDDGLPENAGEFTLGTGEVVRGAEAERRVELDVRRLAQLYAGYLGARDLAEQSLVRARDGEALELLEALFPTGEPWVYPTDHF, from the coding sequence ATGAAGGTACGCAGCTACACGCCCGACGACCGGGACGCGCTTGCGCGCATGATGACCCTCGCCTTCGGCGGGTCCATCCAAGAGAGCCGCGAGTACTACAAGCCGCAGAAGAACCCCGTCCTCGACCCGGAGCAGGTCTTTGTGATCGAGGAGGACGGCGAACCCCGGGCCTCCGCGACGGTTCTGCCGCTGCGGGCCTGGGTGGATGGAGAGGACGTCCCGCTCGGCGGCGTGTCGGCGGTCTACACGCATCCCGCAAGCCGCAGACGCGGACACGCCGGGGCCCTCGTGCGCACCCTTCTCCGGGACCTTCGCGAGCGCGACGTCCACCTCTCGACCCTCTGGCCGTTCGAGCACGCCTTCTACCGGGCCTACGGCTACGAGCTCGCCTCCGAGTCGATCAGGTACAGGGTAACTCCCGCGAAGCTCCCGAAAAGCGAGGAGCAGCGCAACGTCCGGCCGCACCGGTCCGACGACCTTGAAGGGCTCATCCGCGCCTTCGAGGGTCAGGCCCCGCGCTACCAGCTCTGCGTCCGGCGCGGCGAGGGCGTCTGGAAGAGGCTTCTGCGGCGCGGAAAGGAGGGCTGGGAGTTCGCCGTACACGAGCGAGGTTTGGGCATCGAGGGCTACGCCTTCTACCGCCACCGGGAGAAGAACGACGAGGACGGGCCGTCCCGGACGCTGGAGGTCGCAGAGATCGTGACCGTTACCCGCGAGGCGCGGGCCGGACTACTCTCGTTTATGGCCTCGTACAACCCGGAGGAGTTCACGGTAAGGCTCGCAACGCCGCGCGGCGAGCCGCTACACCCGTACCTGGAGAGCTCGCACGTCGGAATGGAGCTGGAGCCCGAGTTCATGCTCCGTCTCGTGGACGTGGAGGGCGCTCTTGGGCATCTGAGGCGCGAGGTCCCCGAGCCGCTCGTGCTGGAGGTCTCGGACGATGGCCTTCCCGAAAACGCCGGCGAGTTCACCCTAGGGACCGGAGAGGTCGTTCGGGGCGCGGAGGCCGAGCGGCGGGTAGAGCTCGACGTCCGGCGGCTCGCGCAGCTCTATGCCGGTTATCTGGGCGCCCGGGACCTCGCGGAGCAGAGTCTGGTCAGGGCCCGGGACGGCGAGGCGCTGGAGCTTCTGGAGGCGCTGTTTCCGACCGGCGAACCGTGGGTCTACCCGACGGACCACTTCTAG
- a CDS encoding PadR family transcriptional regulator, with protein MKTLGYAILGLLAREELSGYDLKRLMEGRVGYFWQAKHSQIYPELALLEEGGFARHRLVEQSGRPDKKVYGITEAGREALQEWLVEPVEKPPTRDELVLKAYSVWLADPGKAARVFRERQAEHEARLAEYLEIEVWMENNLGESLDDVGSPDFAGYASLRRGIAAEREYAGWCRWISEKLENARSDGELAEGQASGAEER; from the coding sequence GTGAAGACGCTCGGGTATGCGATCCTGGGTCTTCTGGCGCGGGAGGAGCTTTCGGGGTATGACCTGAAGCGGTTGATGGAGGGGCGGGTCGGGTATTTCTGGCAGGCCAAGCACAGTCAGATCTACCCGGAGCTTGCGCTTCTTGAAGAGGGTGGTTTCGCTCGACACCGGCTTGTAGAGCAGAGCGGGAGACCGGACAAGAAGGTGTACGGGATCACGGAGGCCGGACGGGAGGCGCTTCAGGAGTGGCTTGTCGAGCCGGTAGAGAAGCCCCCGACGCGCGATGAGCTGGTGCTCAAAGCGTACTCAGTCTGGCTTGCGGACCCCGGGAAGGCCGCGCGGGTCTTTCGGGAGCGGCAGGCCGAGCACGAGGCCCGGCTCGCCGAGTATCTGGAGATAGAAGTCTGGATGGAGAACAACCTTGGCGAGAGCCTCGACGATGTTGGATCTCCGGACTTCGCCGGGTATGCCTCGCTCAGGCGAGGGATAGCGGCCGAGCGCGAGTACGCCGGGTGGTGCCGGTGGATCTCCGAGAAGCTGGAGAACGCCCGGAGCGACGGAGAGTTAGCGGAGGGACAAGCGTCCGGAGCGGAGGAGCGATGA
- a CDS encoding DUF4188 domain-containing protein, whose protein sequence is MREEPFVVFLIGMRINSFLAVRRWLPTLRAMGPMLRELYAHPEKGFLGAELFFNLRGPMVIQYWRSFEDLEKFARNPNDPHLPAWRRFNAEVRDGSVGVWHETYLVEPGGYEAIYNGVPAFGLARATERVPAVGGLASARGRRKSSLPEQG, encoded by the coding sequence ATGCGGGAGGAGCCGTTTGTGGTGTTCCTTATCGGGATGAGGATCAACAGCTTCCTCGCCGTCCGGCGGTGGCTCCCGACGCTGCGGGCGATGGGGCCGATGCTCCGGGAGCTCTACGCGCACCCGGAGAAGGGTTTTCTTGGGGCGGAGCTGTTCTTCAACCTTCGCGGGCCGATGGTGATTCAGTACTGGCGGTCTTTCGAGGACCTGGAGAAGTTCGCCCGGAACCCGAACGACCCGCACCTCCCCGCGTGGCGGAGGTTCAACGCAGAGGTTAGGGACGGGAGCGTCGGCGTCTGGCACGAGACCTACCTCGTGGAGCCGGGAGGGTACGAGGCGATCTACAACGGCGTGCCCGCCTTCGGACTGGCGCGGGCCACGGAGCGAGTCCCCGCCGTTGGAGGGCTCGCAAGCGCCCGGGGAAGAAGGAAAAGTTCCCTGCCGGAGCAGGGATAG
- a CDS encoding PRC-barrel domain-containing protein — MTEGSSRSGGDIRSRIVDDYSGYKIYDRDGGKLGKVEYTVLDEREQPQYLAVKTGLFGSKTTLIPERVVRLDEGSGEFQVEASEDQIKDAPTFGDEDEIPQDFEDRVMNHYGLGTSGAASSGATTQDRDYSDRGSDEARSGYAEDTDRTERGLQSSELGYGERETAERGERTGEGRRDEGRDYDERGYDDRGYDDRDREGDRSGGAAAAGAAGGAAAAGAARSGDRDYDREGDRESGFRDSGETEHRRGDETERASSGSDEREQIRVTLKREEARAERFINEHGEEEVRIRKTTVREEKLVDVEDKTR; from the coding sequence ATGACAGAAGGAAGCTCAAGGAGCGGGGGCGATATCAGGAGCAGGATCGTAGACGACTACTCGGGGTACAAGATCTACGACCGCGACGGCGGCAAGCTCGGCAAGGTCGAGTACACCGTGCTCGACGAGCGGGAGCAGCCGCAGTACCTCGCCGTGAAGACCGGTCTCTTCGGCTCGAAGACGACCCTGATCCCCGAGCGGGTCGTCCGCCTGGACGAGGGCTCCGGCGAGTTCCAGGTAGAGGCGAGCGAGGACCAGATAAAGGACGCCCCGACCTTCGGCGACGAGGACGAGATTCCGCAGGACTTCGAAGACCGCGTGATGAACCACTACGGGCTCGGGACCTCGGGAGCGGCCTCCTCCGGCGCGACCACCCAGGACCGCGACTACAGCGACCGGGGGTCCGATGAGGCCCGCTCGGGCTACGCCGAAGACACCGACCGCACGGAGCGCGGCCTCCAGTCGAGCGAACTCGGCTACGGTGAACGTGAGACCGCAGAGCGAGGCGAGAGGACCGGCGAGGGACGCCGGGACGAGGGACGCGACTACGACGAACGGGGCTACGACGACCGGGGCTACGACGACCGTGACCGCGAGGGCGACCGTTCGGGAGGCGCCGCGGCGGCGGGAGCGGCCGGAGGAGCCGCGGCGGCCGGCGCAGCGAGGTCGGGAGACCGGGACTACGACCGCGAGGGCGATCGGGAGTCGGGCTTTCGGGACTCCGGCGAGACCGAGCACCGCAGAGGCGACGAGACCGAGCGCGCCTCCTCGGGGAGCGACGAGCGGGAGCAGATCCGGGTAACCCTCAAGCGCGAGGAGGCCCGCGCCGAACGTTTCATCAACGAGCACGGCGAGGAGGAGGTCCGCATCCGCAAGACCACCGTGCGCGAGGAGAAGCTCGTCGACGTGGAGGACAAGACCCGCTAG
- a CDS encoding DUF4188 domain-containing protein has translation MVACGRCTARRDEPFVVFMMGVRVNRFLLIWKWLPVLLSLRAMLREVRENRKSGFLGGQTFFSWRSVTLIQYWTSYEDLERYARDPNSGHLPAWRRFNQKVRRSGAVGLWHEAYTVGAAEYEAIYADVPVSGLAKATLHMPAIGGREAARRRALREAARRSTGVPKAACPEDLEKVG, from the coding sequence ATGGTCGCTTGTGGCAGGTGTACGGCGAGGCGGGACGAGCCGTTCGTGGTCTTTATGATGGGCGTGCGGGTGAACCGGTTTCTCCTGATCTGGAAGTGGCTTCCGGTGCTGCTCTCGCTGCGGGCGATGCTCCGGGAGGTCCGGGAGAACCGGAAGAGCGGTTTTCTCGGGGGCCAGACGTTTTTCTCGTGGCGGTCGGTTACCCTGATCCAGTACTGGACCTCCTACGAGGACCTCGAACGTTACGCGCGTGATCCGAACTCCGGACACCTCCCCGCCTGGCGGCGTTTCAACCAGAAGGTCCGCCGGAGCGGCGCCGTCGGGCTCTGGCACGAAGCCTACACCGTCGGCGCGGCGGAGTACGAGGCGATCTACGCCGACGTTCCCGTCTCGGGGCTCGCGAAGGCGACGCTCCACATGCCCGCAATCGGGGGTCGGGAGGCCGCAAGACGCCGGGCGCTCCGGGAGGCTGCGCGGCGAAGCACCGGGGTCCCGAAAGCCGCCTGCCCGGAGGATCTTGAGAAGGTCGGCTAG
- a CDS encoding ATP-binding protein yields the protein MKSRVEISFPLAPDGPLGRASQLASEHPSRSVASGEDGAPFVNLALDPTQDWRLIGDLSAPLRGEPRGRYRLDGEAVSHEELFGGLRCFLRKQRSGRSAKDWCTPKSQAGRQLFPCKQIRVYDNEHLTENSWYSFGEMGKDGVFRVDKEAVTERVLSDLGPCVRCPILDLDLTAELVARLPETIDPSSQEGWSYRKRGEDPGRWKVVKARPEETKPVEGRPDREPRESLIERLARNVRSGGAGVAAASGVAPGTRNIPKTRYRDVGGMRDTIALVREAVELPITHPELFERLGIRPHRGILFHGPPGTGKTLLARAAANESGAHFIAVSGPEILNKFWGQSEAKLRSIFAEARAKAPSIVLFDEIDSFASARDSMSESFEATLVSQLLSLMDGMNDLGRVCVIATTNRPSALDPALRRPGRFDHEVEIGLPDPESRLHILSIHARDMPTAPELDLKEIARHTEGYSGADLEALCREAALACMRRTVDLTDLDRRVTNHELSSLSVTTYDFRNAMKRVGASIRR from the coding sequence TTGAAGAGCAGGGTCGAGATCTCCTTCCCCCTCGCCCCGGACGGGCCGCTGGGCCGGGCGTCGCAGCTCGCCTCCGAGCATCCCTCGCGCAGCGTGGCGAGCGGCGAGGACGGCGCGCCGTTCGTGAACCTCGCGCTCGACCCGACGCAGGACTGGCGGCTTATCGGGGATCTCTCGGCGCCGCTGCGGGGCGAGCCGCGGGGCCGCTACCGGCTCGACGGCGAGGCCGTAAGCCACGAGGAGCTATTCGGGGGGCTGCGGTGCTTTCTCAGAAAGCAGCGCTCAGGTAGGAGCGCGAAGGACTGGTGTACCCCGAAGAGCCAGGCCGGGCGGCAGCTCTTTCCGTGCAAGCAGATCCGGGTCTACGATAACGAGCACCTGACGGAGAACTCCTGGTACTCGTTCGGAGAGATGGGCAAGGACGGCGTCTTCCGGGTGGACAAGGAGGCCGTAACGGAGCGGGTCCTCTCGGACCTCGGGCCGTGCGTTAGGTGTCCCATACTCGACCTCGACCTTACCGCCGAGCTCGTCGCCCGGCTCCCGGAGACGATCGATCCTTCCAGTCAGGAGGGCTGGAGCTACCGCAAGCGGGGCGAGGACCCGGGGCGCTGGAAGGTCGTCAAGGCCCGGCCCGAAGAGACGAAGCCGGTCGAGGGTCGTCCCGACCGGGAGCCGCGGGAGTCGCTTATCGAGCGGCTCGCGAGGAACGTCCGGAGCGGCGGGGCCGGGGTCGCGGCGGCGAGCGGGGTCGCTCCGGGGACGCGCAACATCCCGAAGACCCGCTACCGGGACGTCGGGGGGATGCGCGACACCATAGCCCTTGTCCGCGAGGCGGTGGAGCTTCCGATAACGCACCCCGAGCTCTTCGAGCGTCTCGGCATCCGGCCGCACCGGGGCATCCTCTTTCACGGGCCTCCGGGGACGGGCAAGACCCTGCTCGCGCGCGCGGCGGCGAACGAGAGCGGGGCTCACTTCATCGCGGTCTCGGGGCCGGAGATCCTCAACAAGTTCTGGGGCCAGAGCGAGGCGAAGCTTCGCTCGATCTTCGCCGAGGCCCGGGCGAAGGCTCCGTCAATCGTGCTCTTCGACGAGATCGACTCCTTCGCCTCGGCGCGCGACTCGATGAGCGAGAGCTTCGAGGCGACCCTCGTCAGCCAGCTCCTCTCCCTCATGGACGGGATGAACGACCTCGGACGGGTCTGCGTTATCGCGACGACGAACCGGCCCTCGGCCCTCGACCCGGCGCTCAGAAGGCCCGGACGCTTCGACCACGAGGTCGAGATCGGCCTCCCCGACCCGGAGTCGAGGCTCCACATCCTGAGCATCCACGCCCGCGACATGCCGACCGCCCCGGAGCTGGACCTGAAGGAAATAGCCCGCCACACAGAGGGCTACTCGGGGGCGGACCTTGAAGCTCTGTGTCGCGAGGCGGCCCTTGCCTGCATGCGCCGCACCGTGGATCTGACCGACCTCGACCGCCGGGTCACGAACCACGAGCTCTCGTCGCTCTCCGTGACGACCTACGACTTCCGCAACGCCATGAAGCGCGTCGGGGCGAGCATCCGGCGCTAG
- a CDS encoding GNAT family N-acetyltransferase, whose translation MSGAGTLPAVEPLGREGLDEAAKLHVAELGEEFVSRFGVRFMARYYRAFVEGEDARALCVREGGELVGVTVGATDAARHYSYLARRHGPALAFEVLLAAARSPRLAAELVRTRLLRYVRGLVRVVFGATGGKKVPEDDSGSGEGPVGFAVYVAVRRGRRLSGTGRALLSAFVAECERAGAKRVDTAARSGSAGERFFSSLGWERVEVRTSRSGERYALFAKRLHPEVPTSRPGDVG comes from the coding sequence ATGAGCGGAGCAGGGACCCTACCGGCGGTCGAGCCGCTCGGGCGCGAGGGTCTGGACGAGGCGGCGAAGCTGCACGTGGCGGAGCTTGGCGAGGAGTTCGTCTCGCGCTTCGGGGTGCGCTTCATGGCTCGCTACTACCGGGCTTTCGTCGAGGGCGAGGACGCCCGCGCGCTCTGCGTCCGGGAGGGCGGGGAGCTTGTCGGCGTTACCGTCGGCGCGACGGACGCGGCGAGGCACTACTCCTACCTTGCAAGAAGGCACGGTCCGGCCCTCGCCTTCGAGGTCCTGCTGGCCGCGGCGCGCAGCCCGCGCCTTGCCGCCGAGCTTGTCCGGACCCGGCTTCTCCGCTACGTGCGGGGTCTTGTGAGGGTCGTCTTCGGGGCGACGGGCGGGAAGAAGGTCCCGGAGGACGACTCCGGCAGCGGGGAGGGCCCGGTCGGGTTCGCGGTATACGTTGCGGTGCGCCGGGGGCGACGGCTTTCGGGGACGGGACGCGCTCTTCTCTCGGCCTTTGTTGCGGAGTGCGAGCGGGCGGGTGCAAAGAGGGTAGACACGGCGGCGCGGTCCGGGAGCGCGGGGGAGAGGTTCTTCTCCTCCCTCGGCTGGGAGCGCGTCGAGGTCCGGACGAGCCGGAGCGGGGAACGATACGCGCTGTTCGCAAAGCGTCTGCATCCCGAGGTCCCGACGTCCCGTCCGGGGGACGTGGGGTAG